A window of the Xanthocytophaga agilis genome harbors these coding sequences:
- a CDS encoding Lrp/AsnC family transcriptional regulator, with the protein MAFKLDQIDRKILEILQANAKITNAQLSKEIGLSPAPTLERVKKLETAGLIRSYHAQLDTEKIGLGVTTFVQVTLVGHRKSYIDAFVRKISDIDEIIECHHITGSGDFLLKVITKDIPSYQKLMLEKVNEIEEVDSTQSMVILSTFKNSKVLPIPPDK; encoded by the coding sequence ATGGCTTTCAAACTTGATCAGATAGACCGTAAAATACTTGAAATTTTACAGGCTAATGCCAAAATTACAAATGCACAACTTTCCAAAGAGATAGGCCTTTCTCCAGCGCCAACACTCGAAAGAGTTAAGAAACTCGAAACAGCCGGACTAATACGAAGCTACCATGCCCAATTAGATACAGAGAAAATAGGCTTAGGCGTTACCACTTTTGTACAGGTAACTCTTGTTGGCCATAGAAAGTCATATATTGATGCTTTCGTACGTAAAATCAGTGATATTGACGAGATTATAGAATGTCACCATATTACAGGTAGCGGCGATTTTCTATTAAAAGTAATTACAAAGGATATCCCTTCTTATCAAAAGCTGATGCTGGAGAAGGTCAACGAAATCGAAGAAGTAGATAGTACACAGTCAATGGTGATTCTGTCTACCTTTAAGAATAGCAAAGTGCTGCCTATTCCGCCTGATAAGTAA
- a CDS encoding DUF5672 family protein, with translation MEKQKLVAVVIPIYELQPNADETQVLSYYFRLFESYPIIFMTQEGLDTSFYEQIGKEQGHTNFSFERFTWKGYQQYIRLLVSPHFYERFLNYEYILLAHLDSFAFKAELEPWCKLGYDYIGAVIYNKSFVEEYIQSSSLLKLLRRFGMIPRFPAQNGGFSLRKVNSFYKNSRRFSYVIKNTSIVYTEDLFWSLRLPQMNPFFRVAPEKVAHKFAIELPSEKAPDFEPFVNDLSELPMGCHGWKAYGYSFWKAHLERVMQTKLSEIA, from the coding sequence ATGGAAAAGCAGAAATTAGTGGCAGTCGTAATACCTATATATGAGTTACAACCTAATGCTGATGAAACTCAGGTATTGAGCTATTATTTCCGATTGTTTGAGTCGTATCCTATTATATTTATGACGCAAGAGGGCCTGGATACAAGCTTCTATGAACAGATTGGAAAAGAGCAAGGCCATACTAACTTCTCTTTTGAACGATTTACATGGAAAGGTTATCAACAATACATACGTTTATTGGTGTCACCTCATTTTTATGAACGTTTTTTGAATTACGAATATATCTTACTCGCTCATCTTGACTCTTTTGCATTTAAGGCCGAACTCGAACCTTGGTGTAAGCTAGGCTATGACTATATAGGAGCAGTAATTTATAACAAGTCTTTTGTCGAAGAATATATTCAATCCTCTTCTCTTCTAAAATTACTGCGCAGATTTGGGATGATTCCACGCTTTCCTGCACAAAATGGAGGGTTTTCCTTAAGAAAGGTTAATTCCTTTTATAAAAACAGCCGTAGATTTTCATATGTTATTAAGAATACATCTATTGTTTATACGGAAGATTTATTCTGGAGCCTTCGGTTGCCACAAATGAATCCATTTTTTAGAGTAGCTCCGGAAAAAGTTGCTCATAAGTTCGCCATTGAATTACCTAGTGAAAAAGCTCCTGACTTTGAACCATTTGTAAACGACTTAAGCGAGTTACCTATGGGATGTCATGGATGGAAAGCATATGGCTATTCTTTTTGGAAAGCTCATTTGGAACGAGTAATGCAGACCAAACTATCGGAAATCGCATAA
- the metK gene encoding methionine adenosyltransferase — MPYLFTSESVSEGHPDKVADQISDALIDHFLAFDETSKVACETLVTTGQVVLAGEVKSKTYLDVQTIAREVIRRIGYTKSEYMFEANSCGIFSAIHEQSPDINQGVERKNPEDQGAGDQGMMFGYATKETENYMPLALDLAHKILQEMSYIRNYELSLMPYLRPDAKSQVTIEYSDDNQPQRIDTIVVSTQHDDFGSDEEMLKKIRQDVVNIVIPRVKAKLKPELQKLFTDEITYHINPTGKFVIGGPHGDTGLTGRKIIVDTYGGKGAHGGGAFSGKDPSKVDRSAAYATRHIAKNLVAAGLCDEVLVQVSYAIGVAKPCGLYINTYGTAKVGLTDGEIAKKVEEIFDLRPYAIETRLKLRNPIYSETAAYGHMGREPKKITKVFVSPEGKKLEKEVELFTWEKLDYVDNVKAAFNI, encoded by the coding sequence ATGCCGTATCTATTCACTTCCGAGTCGGTTTCTGAAGGACATCCAGATAAAGTTGCCGACCAGATATCTGACGCACTTATTGATCATTTTTTAGCTTTTGATGAAACATCCAAAGTTGCTTGTGAAACATTGGTAACAACTGGACAAGTAGTACTGGCAGGGGAAGTAAAATCAAAAACATATCTGGATGTACAAACTATTGCTAGAGAGGTAATCCGCCGTATTGGATATACCAAGAGTGAATATATGTTTGAAGCAAACTCCTGTGGTATATTCTCAGCAATTCATGAGCAATCTCCTGATATCAACCAGGGTGTTGAAAGAAAAAATCCTGAAGATCAAGGCGCTGGCGACCAAGGTATGATGTTTGGTTATGCCACAAAAGAGACCGAAAACTATATGCCTCTTGCATTGGACTTAGCTCACAAGATCCTTCAGGAAATGAGTTATATCCGTAATTATGAGCTTTCTCTAATGCCTTATCTGCGTCCGGACGCAAAGTCTCAGGTAACGATTGAATATTCTGATGATAATCAGCCTCAGCGTATCGATACGATTGTTGTTTCTACTCAACACGATGATTTTGGTTCAGACGAGGAAATGCTTAAAAAGATTCGTCAGGATGTAGTTAACATTGTTATTCCTCGTGTGAAGGCAAAATTAAAGCCAGAACTTCAGAAATTGTTTACTGATGAGATCACATACCATATTAACCCTACTGGTAAGTTTGTGATCGGAGGTCCTCACGGAGATACTGGTCTGACAGGTCGTAAGATTATTGTTGATACCTATGGTGGAAAAGGTGCTCATGGTGGTGGTGCATTCTCTGGAAAAGATCCTTCCAAAGTAGATCGTAGTGCTGCTTATGCAACCCGTCACATTGCTAAAAACCTGGTAGCTGCCGGTTTGTGTGATGAGGTACTGGTGCAGGTATCTTATGCGATTGGAGTAGCAAAACCTTGCGGTTTGTATATCAACACTTATGGAACTGCTAAAGTAGGTTTAACAGATGGAGAAATTGCCAAAAAGGTAGAAGAGATTTTTGATCTGCGCCCCTATGCAATAGAAACTCGTCTTAAACTACGTAATCCTATTTACTCTGAAACAGCTGCCTATGGCCATATGGGACGTGAACCAAAGAAGATAACTAAGGTATTTGTTTCACCAGAAGGTAAAAAACTAGAGAAAGAGGTTGAATTATTTACCTGGGAAAAACTGGATTATGTAGATAACGTAAAAGCAGCTTTTAATATTTAA
- a CDS encoding lycopene cyclase family protein, with protein MNLKENLFVYPDISINPTTHFDYLIAGGGMAGLSLAYYLSQSNVLNNKKILILDKEQKTYNDRTWCFWERGEQNPFEKIIYRKWQKLDFFGDDFFKRFHLNSYFYKMIRGADFYHYIWNQLTDHPNITFIQQDILAINTTDKGAIVQTPDASFTAAYIFDSTFQPDFTKRGNHFLLQHFKGWVITTPTPHFDESCATLHDFRINQHGDAARFFYILPFSKTKALIEFTIFSSQILTDEQYTVELKKYLKDTLGLDAYTIEEEEFGIIPMSDSKITTQINNTIIRIGTSGGYVRPATGYTFARTQRYLQTIVRNLETGVEPLTKSTHMPSRFHLYDSILLNVLTKKRYSGAKFFTQLYQHNPIERIFDFLDEQSKFTEELRLMSTVPMATFTKAAIDILF; from the coding sequence TTGAATTTAAAAGAAAATCTATTTGTGTATCCTGATATAAGCATAAATCCAACTACTCATTTTGACTACCTTATTGCAGGTGGTGGTATGGCAGGGCTTAGTCTGGCTTATTATCTAAGTCAATCAAATGTGTTAAACAATAAGAAGATTTTGATTCTGGATAAAGAACAAAAGACTTACAATGACAGAACCTGGTGCTTTTGGGAAAGAGGAGAACAAAATCCATTTGAGAAAATAATCTATAGGAAATGGCAAAAATTAGATTTTTTTGGGGATGATTTTTTCAAACGGTTTCATCTGAATAGCTACTTCTACAAAATGATCAGAGGAGCTGACTTTTATCACTATATATGGAATCAATTAACAGATCATCCTAATATTACATTCATACAACAAGATATTCTTGCCATAAACACTACTGATAAGGGAGCAATTGTACAAACGCCGGACGCTTCCTTTACTGCAGCCTATATTTTTGATAGTACTTTTCAACCTGATTTCACCAAACGAGGCAATCATTTTCTCTTACAGCATTTCAAAGGCTGGGTTATTACTACACCCACTCCCCACTTTGATGAATCTTGTGCTACATTACATGATTTCCGGATCAATCAACATGGGGACGCAGCCCGTTTTTTCTACATACTACCCTTCAGTAAAACAAAAGCACTGATTGAGTTTACAATCTTCTCTTCCCAGATACTAACTGATGAACAATATACTGTGGAACTGAAAAAATATCTGAAAGACACATTAGGTCTGGATGCATATACCATAGAAGAAGAAGAGTTTGGAATAATTCCTATGAGTGATAGTAAAATAACAACCCAGATAAATAATACTATTATTAGAATTGGAACTTCAGGAGGGTATGTACGTCCGGCAACAGGTTACACATTTGCCCGTACACAAAGATACCTGCAAACTATAGTTCGAAATCTGGAGACTGGCGTAGAACCATTGACCAAATCAACACATATGCCTAGTCGCTTCCATTTATATGATAGTATTCTATTGAATGTACTAACAAAAAAACGGTATTCTGGAGCTAAGTTCTTTACTCAGTTATACCAGCATAATCCTATTGAACGAATCTTTGACTTTCTTGATGAACAATCAAAATTTACGGAAGAACTGAGGCTTATGTCAACTGTTCCTATGGCAACTTTTACCAAAGCGGCTATTGATATTTTATTTTAA
- a CDS encoding sensor histidine kinase — protein sequence MFRTFSAGLIIRVLALVGAIFASCYTFLFSFNYLVAVAFLLLISLQTYNLYFYVDGTNRKLIRFLESVRWSDFSIGFAADNKLGYSFRVLNQQFNEVLDAFRQARAEREANLQYLNAVVHHVSVGLLAFDTEGNVELVNNAALKLLGIYRLRTLSDLQKTHPELVDLVQKLRSQNNGLYQTPSEQQLSVYATVIRLRGKTIKLVSLQNIQSELQQKELEAWQNLTRVLRHEIMNSITPITSLIATMQDIVTYDLDVNSNNSEAVGDLKEALRTIENRSVGLLNFVNAYRNFTNIPKPDLAEMQVRELVGSIVQLMQTDAKNAGVNLSFEIQPADLSVLADNEQIEMVLINLIKNAVEALSGKEEAFIQIRGYKDENQQVSIDITDNGPGIIPEALEKIFIPFYTTKKTGSGIGLSLSRQIMQMHGGLLKVASEVNEGTTFTLKFNS from the coding sequence GTGTTCAGAACTTTTAGTGCTGGTCTTATTATTCGGGTTCTGGCGTTGGTTGGGGCCATTTTTGCCAGTTGTTATACATTTCTGTTTTCTTTTAACTACCTGGTGGCGGTAGCCTTTCTGTTATTGATATCATTACAAACGTATAATCTGTATTTCTATGTTGATGGTACAAACCGAAAACTAATCCGGTTTCTGGAGTCAGTGAGATGGTCTGATTTTTCTATTGGTTTTGCAGCAGATAACAAACTGGGTTATAGCTTTCGGGTTCTGAATCAGCAATTCAATGAGGTGTTAGATGCATTCCGGCAGGCACGTGCAGAAAGAGAGGCTAACTTACAATACCTTAATGCAGTAGTTCATCACGTAAGTGTTGGATTATTGGCCTTTGATACAGAAGGTAATGTAGAACTTGTAAATAATGCAGCATTAAAATTATTAGGAATTTATCGGTTACGGACTTTAAGTGACCTTCAGAAAACACATCCCGAGCTTGTAGATCTGGTTCAAAAACTCCGATCTCAGAATAATGGCCTATACCAGACTCCCAGTGAGCAACAACTCTCCGTATATGCAACCGTAATACGTCTTCGTGGTAAAACAATCAAATTAGTATCCTTACAGAATATCCAGTCAGAATTGCAACAGAAAGAATTGGAAGCCTGGCAAAATCTGACACGGGTGTTACGTCATGAAATTATGAACTCTATTACTCCCATTACCTCACTGATTGCAACTATGCAGGATATTGTGACGTATGATCTGGATGTGAATTCTAATAATAGCGAAGCTGTAGGTGATCTTAAGGAAGCGCTACGAACAATTGAAAACAGAAGTGTTGGCTTACTGAATTTTGTCAATGCCTATCGTAATTTTACCAATATACCTAAGCCTGATCTGGCAGAAATGCAGGTTAGAGAATTAGTTGGGAGTATTGTACAGCTTATGCAAACTGATGCAAAGAATGCTGGGGTAAATCTTTCTTTTGAGATACAACCTGCCGATTTATCTGTATTGGCAGATAATGAACAGATTGAAATGGTGTTGATTAACCTTATCAAGAATGCCGTAGAGGCTTTATCCGGAAAAGAAGAGGCTTTTATACAAATAAGAGGGTATAAGGATGAAAATCAGCAAGTTTCTATCGACATCACAGACAATGGGCCTGGTATCATTCCAGAAGCTTTGGAAAAAATCTTTATTCCATTTTATACTACCAAGAAAACAGGCTCAGGTATTGGTCTTAGTTTATCCAGACAGATTATGCAAATGCATGGAGGCCTATTAAAGGTTGCTTCAGAAGTAAATGAAGGAACTACCTTTACCTTAAAGTTTAATAGCTGA
- the hpt gene encoding hypoxanthine phosphoribosyltransferase, producing MVQIKDKQFDIYIPESRILERVSELSNQLNQEYATKEPVFISVLNGSFMFAADLMKRISIACHISFMRVSSYESTQSTGKITEIIGLQESIKGRHVVIVEDIVDTALTMSQLLVQLKQHEPASLEVATLLCKREAMQKDIKLKYVGFDIPNAFVVGYGLDYDGLGRNLPDLYVVKEEDF from the coding sequence ATGGTGCAGATCAAAGACAAGCAATTTGACATCTATATTCCTGAAAGTCGCATTCTGGAACGAGTTTCGGAATTGTCAAATCAATTGAACCAGGAATATGCTACCAAAGAACCAGTTTTTATTTCAGTACTGAATGGTTCTTTTATGTTTGCTGCAGATCTGATGAAAAGAATTTCTATTGCCTGTCATATCTCATTTATGCGGGTTAGTTCGTATGAATCTACTCAAAGTACAGGAAAGATTACCGAAATCATTGGCCTTCAAGAGAGTATTAAAGGTCGTCATGTAGTTATTGTAGAAGACATTGTTGATACAGCATTAACTATGTCACAGTTACTGGTTCAACTAAAACAGCACGAACCTGCATCATTAGAAGTCGCTACACTCTTATGCAAACGTGAAGCCATGCAGAAAGATATAAAGTTAAAGTATGTTGGCTTTGACATTCCCAATGCATTTGTGGTAGGTTATGGCCTGGATTATGATGGCTTGGGCAGAAATCTGCCAGATTTATATGTAGTAAAAGAGGAAGACTTCTAA
- a CDS encoding NUDIX hydrolase gives MTTPDPQPWKVLASEYIAKEPWFTVRKEKVEMPNGSQIASYYVSEFPDWVNVIAITKDQKIVLVKQYRHGIGKVSYELCAGVCDPTDQSPLESAQRELMEETGYGGGIWQEWMVICPNPSIQTNFTHCFLATDVEWLQDPTLEHTEDITVHLLTKQNVRDLLNNNEILQALMAAPLWKYLALFP, from the coding sequence TTGACTACACCAGATCCTCAACCATGGAAGGTACTGGCATCCGAGTATATTGCCAAAGAGCCTTGGTTTACTGTTCGTAAAGAAAAAGTAGAAATGCCGAATGGCAGTCAGATCGCATCGTATTATGTATCTGAGTTTCCGGATTGGGTCAATGTAATTGCCATTACAAAAGATCAAAAGATAGTGCTTGTAAAACAATACAGGCATGGAATAGGTAAAGTAAGTTATGAGCTTTGTGCAGGTGTGTGTGATCCAACGGATCAGTCTCCGTTAGAAAGTGCTCAACGTGAGTTGATGGAAGAGACAGGATATGGAGGAGGTATCTGGCAGGAGTGGATGGTAATATGCCCTAATCCAAGTATACAAACAAATTTCACGCATTGCTTTCTGGCAACAGATGTAGAATGGCTTCAGGACCCAACATTGGAGCATACGGAAGATATAACGGTGCATCTGCTTACTAAGCAGAACGTGAGAGATCTGTTAAACAACAATGAAATTTTACAGGCACTGATGGCTGCTCCTCTCTGGAAATATCTGGCGTTATTTCCTTAA
- a CDS encoding tetratricopeptide repeat protein: MKKLTVTLIALVYSCIVLAQKNVGPPILLENMDMQVVSTHAVNNMYNFKFAEAESEFRWFKFKYPDHPLPYFLMGLSTWWKIMPNEDNEEYDQTFLAYMDTSITKADKLYEENEENTEASFFLAAAYAFKGRLYSDRKDWGKAAWASRNALKYLEKSRSKGDLSPEFLFGDGLYNYYRDWIPENFPALKTILWLFPKGNKEEGIKQLKEVSNNAFYTRTEAQYHLMRIYSVENQLQKAYELSKYLHETFPDNAYFHRYYARSAYAQGRIPEVEKESRSILEKIDQNMPGYEAVSGRYASYYLGYIEYQLHKNTEVAKSLFKKAIAYSELSKAYESAYYHSALITLGKIYYKEENLPEAKKYLEVVVKRAEKKSDQRKEAERYLKDIQKQEKELRKEERRQKRK; this comes from the coding sequence ATGAAAAAGCTTACTGTTACCCTTATTGCCTTGGTCTATTCCTGCATAGTACTTGCCCAGAAAAATGTAGGTCCACCAATCTTGTTGGAAAACATGGATATGCAGGTTGTTTCGACTCATGCAGTAAACAATATGTATAATTTCAAATTTGCCGAAGCTGAGTCTGAATTCCGCTGGTTCAAGTTTAAATATCCTGACCATCCACTTCCCTATTTCCTCATGGGTTTAAGCACTTGGTGGAAAATCATGCCTAACGAAGACAATGAAGAATACGACCAAACATTTTTGGCTTATATGGATACCTCTATTACCAAGGCCGATAAGCTCTATGAAGAAAATGAGGAAAATACAGAAGCATCCTTCTTCCTTGCTGCGGCCTATGCATTTAAAGGTAGATTATATTCTGACCGGAAAGATTGGGGAAAAGCGGCTTGGGCGTCCAGAAATGCATTAAAATACCTTGAGAAGTCTCGTTCCAAAGGAGACCTTAGCCCGGAATTCTTGTTTGGCGATGGACTTTATAACTACTATAGAGACTGGATCCCTGAAAACTTTCCAGCTCTGAAAACTATCCTTTGGCTATTTCCAAAAGGAAATAAAGAGGAAGGAATCAAGCAATTGAAAGAAGTTTCCAACAACGCTTTTTATACCCGAACGGAAGCCCAATATCATCTGATGAGGATTTATAGTGTGGAAAATCAGCTACAAAAAGCCTATGAGCTTTCGAAATACCTACATGAGACGTTTCCTGATAACGCCTATTTCCACCGCTATTATGCACGTAGTGCCTATGCACAGGGACGTATACCAGAAGTAGAAAAAGAATCGAGAAGTATATTGGAAAAGATTGATCAGAATATGCCAGGTTACGAAGCAGTAAGCGGAAGGTATGCAAGCTATTATTTGGGATATATCGAATACCAGTTGCACAAAAATACAGAAGTAGCAAAATCACTGTTTAAAAAGGCTATTGCATATTCTGAATTATCAAAGGCTTATGAAAGCGCCTACTATCATAGTGCATTGATTACACTTGGCAAGATCTATTATAAAGAGGAGAATTTGCCTGAAGCAAAGAAATACCTGGAGGTAGTTGTTAAAAGAGCAGAAAAGAAATCAGATCAGCGTAAAGAAGCAGAGAGATATCTGAAAGATATACAGAAACAAGAAAAAGAGCTGAGAAAAGAAGAACGTAGACAGAAAAGAAAATAG
- a CDS encoding GNAT family N-acetyltransferase has protein sequence MKATDFPNIIIRKGTPEDIPSMLKLVKELAEFEKAPHEVENTKEKMLEDGFGPQPIYGLIVAELEKEIVGISVYYFRYSTWKGKRLYLEDIIVTEPHRGKKIGRMLFNATMQVSMDTHCNGMLWQVLDWNTPAIEFYKKYNAHFDGEWINCSLSKWQIQEQLSSAKHE, from the coding sequence ATGAAAGCAACAGATTTTCCCAATATAATTATAAGAAAGGGTACACCTGAAGATATTCCATCCATGTTGAAGCTAGTCAAAGAATTAGCTGAATTCGAAAAGGCCCCACATGAAGTAGAAAATACAAAAGAGAAAATGCTGGAAGATGGTTTTGGACCACAACCAATATATGGATTGATTGTGGCAGAGCTAGAGAAGGAAATAGTGGGTATTTCTGTATATTATTTCAGATATTCTACATGGAAAGGAAAGCGATTATATCTGGAAGATATTATTGTGACAGAGCCACATCGGGGAAAAAAAATAGGACGTATGTTATTTAATGCGACCATGCAGGTTTCAATGGATACACACTGTAATGGAATGTTATGGCAGGTATTAGACTGGAATACTCCTGCCATTGAATTTTACAAGAAGTACAATGCACATTTTGATGGAGAATGGATTAACTGTAGTCTTAGCAAGTGGCAAATTCAAGAACAGCTTTCCTCTGCAAAGCATGAATAA
- a CDS encoding HAMP domain-containing sensor histidine kinase, translating into MKKITEIFNKSISVKNPPKNRLILVVLLIVTVILAVVLHLSYKSFYNQDGDLEKMMASQQVINNTETLVHTILLNEAGRVAYTYNTPNDSIDYQNVENIIDTIALFVVTDPYQTVNITTLGELITDRWEKIKQNRSSKKNTPTDSVYTSRIKETAAQLVELETLKMDNFRRAAINQQKRSLYLNIVSASIALLFGIVSLFIFFRDREERLKVESNLTELNLNKDKFFSIISHDLRGPTSNIVRLSEFLLEPNLAEADQKSMTLHLHKAAQNLQKLLENLLSWAKFQMGRLDFMPAPVDLYNLTNESVAQIATMAADKAIVIKNQVSPRTYAFADDQMIMMVLRNLLVNAIKFTNQAGTVKILATETPEQVEISVADNGIGMNTETTNKLFQLGNHFTTLGTSNEKGSGLGLILCMELLEKNNGTIRVTSEPGKGSVFTFSLPKLGR; encoded by the coding sequence ATGAAAAAAATAACAGAAATTTTTAATAAATCCATATCTGTAAAAAATCCTCCTAAGAATCGTCTTATACTTGTTGTACTGTTAATAGTGACAGTTATTCTGGCTGTTGTGTTGCATCTTAGCTACAAAAGTTTCTATAACCAGGATGGCGATCTGGAAAAAATGATGGCATCGCAACAAGTAATAAATAATACGGAAACGTTGGTACATACTATTCTTCTAAACGAAGCAGGACGTGTAGCTTACACATATAATACACCAAATGACAGTATTGACTATCAGAATGTTGAAAATATAATTGATACTATTGCTCTCTTTGTTGTAACAGATCCCTATCAGACAGTAAATATTACAACTTTGGGAGAATTGATAACAGATCGCTGGGAAAAGATAAAACAGAATCGAAGTAGTAAGAAAAACACTCCAACAGATTCTGTATATACATCCAGAATAAAAGAGACTGCTGCTCAGCTAGTAGAATTAGAAACGCTTAAAATGGATAATTTCCGTAGAGCGGCTATCAATCAACAGAAAAGATCGCTTTACTTAAATATTGTATCTGCAAGCATTGCCTTGCTTTTTGGTATAGTCAGTTTATTTATATTCTTCCGGGATAGAGAAGAACGTCTCAAGGTGGAATCCAATCTCACAGAATTAAATCTGAATAAGGATAAATTCTTTTCAATTATTAGTCATGATTTAAGAGGACCAACTTCTAATATTGTTCGCCTTTCTGAATTTCTGTTGGAACCGAATCTGGCCGAAGCAGATCAAAAATCAATGACATTGCATCTGCATAAAGCAGCTCAGAACCTACAAAAATTACTGGAGAACTTGCTTAGCTGGGCAAAGTTTCAGATGGGGCGTCTTGATTTTATGCCAGCACCTGTAGATTTGTATAATCTCACCAACGAAAGCGTAGCACAGATTGCTACAATGGCTGCAGATAAAGCCATTGTAATAAAGAATCAGGTATCGCCCAGAACATATGCGTTTGCAGATGATCAAATGATTATGATGGTATTGAGAAATCTTCTTGTCAATGCAATTAAGTTTACCAATCAGGCAGGCACTGTTAAAATATTAGCAACTGAAACACCTGAACAAGTAGAAATATCAGTCGCTGATAATGGTATAGGAATGAACACAGAAACAACTAATAAACTTTTTCAGTTAGGTAATCATTTTACTACACTGGGAACATCCAATGAGAAAGGTTCAGGACTTGGATTGATACTTTGCATGGAACTTCTAGAGAAAAATAATGGTACTATACGTGTAACCAGTGAGCCAGGCAAAGGATCTGTATTTACTTTTTCTTTGCCTAAACTAGGCAGATAA